A single Calypte anna isolate BGI_N300 chromosome 5A, bCalAnn1_v1.p, whole genome shotgun sequence DNA region contains:
- the DGKZ gene encoding diacylglycerol kinase zeta isoform X2 has protein sequence MEAAGTAGGSPSASSSSSSAVTTAASSGISGGAEPERGSLPPLGRRHSNKRFTGLKLFGRRLHLPHKSVFPCLWGYQPSRWGSRRIKHRPAVYKKAIAKSSLQHMVAQPNPALALRSDSERQICSTVDWSETAVYGEHIWFETNVSGDFCYVGEQNCMAKLLQKPLSRRKCAACKIIVHTPCIEQLEKINFRCKPSFRESGSRNVREPTVVRHHWVHRRRQEGKCRQCGKYHSKVSCFMLQHIEEPCSLGAHAAVVVPPTWILRVRRPQNPLKSSKKKKRTSFKRKSSKKGAEEGKWKPFVIKPMPAPLMKPLLVFVNPKSGGNQGTKIIQSFMWYLNPRQVFDLSQGGPKEALELYRKVHNLRILACGGDGTVGWILSILDQLCLNPPPPVAILPLGTGNDLARTLNWGGGYTDEPLSKILSHVEDGNIVQLDRWNLHVEPNPDANPEEKDEAAADKLPLDVFNNYFSLGFDARVTLEFHESREANPEKFNSRFRNKMFYAGTAFSDFLAGSSRDLAKHIKLVCDGIDLTSKIQDLKPQCLVFLNIPRYCAGTMPWGNPGEHHDFEPQRHDDGCIEVIGFTMTSLAALQVGGHGERLCQCRQVVLTTSKAIPMQVDGEPCKLAASCIYISLRNQANMVQKTKRRNSMPLLNDQQPVPERLRIQVSRISMRDYEALHYDKEKLKEASVPLGIIVVPGDSDLELCRTQIERLQEEGDGAKLKTLSSQKLSPKWCFLDSTTADRFYRIDRAQEHLNYVTEISQDELYVLDPELVITQTVGTSPAMPDLVDLSATPTKQHFAFPSSSPPSSPAPSAEPEHCLPYKDDPLIEAAKSGNFSKFQELHRAGRDLMVRDSSGQTVLHHAVKSGSKDIVKYIIENAPSEILDATEQENGETSLHLAAALRQRTICHYIVEAGASLMKTDLQGDTPKHRAEKASDPDLAAYLENRQHYQMIQREDQETAV, from the exons ATGGAGGCGGCCGGGACGGCCGGCGGCTCGCCCTCcgcctcttcttcctcctcatctgcCGTTACCACCGCGGCTTCCTCCGGAATTTCGGGCGGCGCCGAGCCCGAGAGGGGGTCACTGCCTCCCTTGGGCCGCCGGCACAGCAACAAGCGCTTCACCGGCCTCAAGCTCTTCGGGCGCAG ACTCCACCTGCCCCACAAAAGTGTCTTCCCTTGTCTCTGGGGCTACCAGCCCAGCCGATGGGGATCCAGGAGGATAAAGCACCGGCCAGCGGTGTATAA GAAAGCTATTGCGAAGTCCAGTCTCCAGCATATGGTAGCCCAGCCAAACCCTGCACTAGCCCTGAGGAGCGACTCAGAGAGGCAGATATGCAGCACTGTGGACTGGAGT GAGACCGCAGTCTATGGGGAACATATCTGGTTTGAGACCAATGTCTCTGGGGACTTCTGCTATGTTGGAGAACAGAACTGTATGGCAAAGCTGCTG CAAAAACCTCTCTCCAGGCGTAAGTGTGCAGCCTGCAAGATCATAGTGCACACACCCTGCATCGAACAGCTGGAGAAA ATAAATTTCCGCTGCAAACCTTCCTTCAGAGAGTCAGGATCCCGGAATGTACGGGAG CCCACAGTTGTCCGACATCATTGGGTACACCGGAGGCGGCAGGAAGGGAAATGCCGTCAGTGTGGCAAG taTCACAGCAAAGTGTCGTGTTTCATGCTGCAACACATTGAAGAGCCCTGCTCTCTGGGGGCTCATGCTGCTGTTGTTGTTCCTCCCACCTGGATTCTGCGGGTCAGACGGCCCCAG AATCCACTGAAATCTAgtaagaagaagaagaggacaTCGTTCAAGAGGAAATCCAGCAAAAAGGGGGCTGAG GAAGGAAAGTGGAAACCCTTTGTCATCAAGCCTATGCCAGCTCCTCTGATGAAACCCTTGCTGGTGTTCGTGAACCCCAAGAGTGGTGGGAATCAG GGAaccaagatcatccagtccttCATGTGGTATCTCAACCCACGGCAAGTTTTTGATCTCAGCCAGGGTGGACCCAAGGAGGC GCTGGAGCTGTACCGCAAGGTCCACAACCTCCGGATCCTGGCGTGTGGGGGAGATGGCACA GTGGGCTGGATACTCTCAATTCTGGACCAGTTATGCCTCAACCCACCTCCTCCTGTAGCTATCCTTCCTTTGGGGACAGGGAACGATTTGGCCAGGACACTGAACTGGGGTGGG GGTTACACAGATGAGCCTCTATCCAAGATCCTGTCACACGTGGAAGATGGGAACATTGTGCAGCTTGATCGCTGGAATCTCCACGTGGAGCCAAACCCTGATGCaaaccctgaggaaaaggatgaGGCAGCTGCTGACAAG CTTCCCTTGGATGTCTTTAATAACTACTTCAGCCTTGGCTTTGATGCACGAGTGACGCTGGAGTTCCATGAATCCCGAG AGGCCAACCCAGAGAAGTTCAACAGTCGGTTTCGGAATAAAATGTTCTATGCTGGG ACAGCTTTCTCCGACTTCCTCGCGGGGAGCTCCAGAGACCTGGCAAAGCACATCAAGTTGGTT TGTGATGGGATAGACCTGACTTCCAAGATCCAGGACCTGAAGCCCCAGTGCCTGGTCTTCCTGAACATCCCCAG GTACTGTGCAGGTACCATGCCCTGGGGTAACCCTGGGGAGCACCATGACTTTGAGCCACAACGCCACGATGATGGCTGCATTGAAGTTATTGGCTTCACCATGACATCCCTG GCTGCCTTGCAGGTCGGTGGCCACGGGGAGAGGCTGTGCCAATGCAGGCAGGTGGTTCTCACCACATCCAAGGCCATCCCCATGCAGGTGGATGGAGAGCCCTGCAAGCTGGCAGCTTCCTGCATCTACATCTCCCTGCGCAACCAAGCCAACATGGTGCAGAAGACCAAGCGTCGCAACTCCATGCCTCTGCTCAACGA CCAGCAGCCGGTGCCCGAGCGGCTGCGGATCCAGGTGAGCCGAATCAGCATGCGTGACTATGAGGCTCTGCACTATGACAAGGAGAAGCTCAAGGAAGCCT CCGTGCCACTGGGGATAATTGTGGTTCCAGGAGACAGTGACTTGGAGTTGTGCCGGACTCAAAttgagaggctgcaggag gaaggagatggagccaAACTGAAGACACTGTCATCCCAGAAGCTGTCGCCCAAGTGGTGTTTTCTGGACT CAACCACAGCTGATCGCTTCTACAGGATAGACCGTGCTCAG GAGCACCTCAACTATGTGACTGAGATCTCTCAGGATGAGCTCTATGTGCTGGACCCAGAGCTGGTGATCACCCAAACTGTGGGCACCTCTCCTGCCATGCCTGATCTCGTCGACTTGTCTGCCACACCCACTAAGCAGCATTTTGcattcccctcctcctctccaccctcctctcctgccccaaG tGCTGAACCTGAGCACTGCCTCCCATACAAAG ATGACCCTCTGATAGAAGCTGCTAAGAGTGGCAACTTCAGCAAG TTCCAAGAGCTGCACCGGGCTGGAAGAGACTTGATGGTGAGAGACTCTTCAGGCCAAACTGTCCTCCACCATGCTGTCAAATCAGGGAGCAAGGACATTGTCAAATACATCATCGAGAATG CCCCTTCAGAAATCCTTGATGCTACAGAGCAGGAGAA tgGTGAAACCAGCTTGCACCTGGCTGCAGCCTTACGCCAGCGCACTATCTGCCACTACATCGTGGAGGCTGGGGCTTCGCTCATGAAGACAGACCTGCAG GGAGACACCCCCAAGCACCGGGCTGAGAAAGCCAGTGACCCTGACTTAGCTGCCTACCTCGAGAACCGACAGCACTACCAGATGATCCAGAGGGAGGACCAGGAGACTGCTGTGTAG
- the DGKZ gene encoding diacylglycerol kinase zeta isoform X1, producing MEAAGTAGGSPSASSSSSSAVTTAASSGISGGAEPERGSLPPLGRRHSNKRFTGLKLFGRRLHLPHKSVFPCLWGYQPSRWGSRRIKHRPAVYKKAIAKSSLQHMVAQPNPALALRSDSERQICSTVDWSETAVYGEHIWFETNVSGDFCYVGEQNCMAKLLQKPLSRRKCAACKIIVHTPCIEQLEKINFRCKPSFRESGSRNVREPTVVRHHWVHRRRQEGKCRQCGKGFQQKFAFHSKEIVAISCSWCKQAYHSKVSCFMLQHIEEPCSLGAHAAVVVPPTWILRVRRPQNPLKSSKKKKRTSFKRKSSKKGAEEGKWKPFVIKPMPAPLMKPLLVFVNPKSGGNQGTKIIQSFMWYLNPRQVFDLSQGGPKEALELYRKVHNLRILACGGDGTVGWILSILDQLCLNPPPPVAILPLGTGNDLARTLNWGGGYTDEPLSKILSHVEDGNIVQLDRWNLHVEPNPDANPEEKDEAAADKLPLDVFNNYFSLGFDARVTLEFHESREANPEKFNSRFRNKMFYAGTAFSDFLAGSSRDLAKHIKLVCDGIDLTSKIQDLKPQCLVFLNIPRYCAGTMPWGNPGEHHDFEPQRHDDGCIEVIGFTMTSLAALQVGGHGERLCQCRQVVLTTSKAIPMQVDGEPCKLAASCIYISLRNQANMVQKTKRRNSMPLLNDQQPVPERLRIQVSRISMRDYEALHYDKEKLKEASVPLGIIVVPGDSDLELCRTQIERLQEEGDGAKLKTLSSQKLSPKWCFLDSTTADRFYRIDRAQEHLNYVTEISQDELYVLDPELVITQTVGTSPAMPDLVDLSATPTKQHFAFPSSSPPSSPAPSAEPEHCLPYKDDPLIEAAKSGNFSKFQELHRAGRDLMVRDSSGQTVLHHAVKSGSKDIVKYIIENAPSEILDATEQENGETSLHLAAALRQRTICHYIVEAGASLMKTDLQGDTPKHRAEKASDPDLAAYLENRQHYQMIQREDQETAV from the exons ATGGAGGCGGCCGGGACGGCCGGCGGCTCGCCCTCcgcctcttcttcctcctcatctgcCGTTACCACCGCGGCTTCCTCCGGAATTTCGGGCGGCGCCGAGCCCGAGAGGGGGTCACTGCCTCCCTTGGGCCGCCGGCACAGCAACAAGCGCTTCACCGGCCTCAAGCTCTTCGGGCGCAG ACTCCACCTGCCCCACAAAAGTGTCTTCCCTTGTCTCTGGGGCTACCAGCCCAGCCGATGGGGATCCAGGAGGATAAAGCACCGGCCAGCGGTGTATAA GAAAGCTATTGCGAAGTCCAGTCTCCAGCATATGGTAGCCCAGCCAAACCCTGCACTAGCCCTGAGGAGCGACTCAGAGAGGCAGATATGCAGCACTGTGGACTGGAGT GAGACCGCAGTCTATGGGGAACATATCTGGTTTGAGACCAATGTCTCTGGGGACTTCTGCTATGTTGGAGAACAGAACTGTATGGCAAAGCTGCTG CAAAAACCTCTCTCCAGGCGTAAGTGTGCAGCCTGCAAGATCATAGTGCACACACCCTGCATCGAACAGCTGGAGAAA ATAAATTTCCGCTGCAAACCTTCCTTCAGAGAGTCAGGATCCCGGAATGTACGGGAG CCCACAGTTGTCCGACATCATTGGGTACACCGGAGGCGGCAGGAAGGGAAATGCCGTCAGTGTGGCAAG GGTTTCCAGCAGAAGTTTGCCTTCCACAGTAAAGAGATCGTAGCCATCAGCTGTTCCTGGTGCAAGCAAGCG taTCACAGCAAAGTGTCGTGTTTCATGCTGCAACACATTGAAGAGCCCTGCTCTCTGGGGGCTCATGCTGCTGTTGTTGTTCCTCCCACCTGGATTCTGCGGGTCAGACGGCCCCAG AATCCACTGAAATCTAgtaagaagaagaagaggacaTCGTTCAAGAGGAAATCCAGCAAAAAGGGGGCTGAG GAAGGAAAGTGGAAACCCTTTGTCATCAAGCCTATGCCAGCTCCTCTGATGAAACCCTTGCTGGTGTTCGTGAACCCCAAGAGTGGTGGGAATCAG GGAaccaagatcatccagtccttCATGTGGTATCTCAACCCACGGCAAGTTTTTGATCTCAGCCAGGGTGGACCCAAGGAGGC GCTGGAGCTGTACCGCAAGGTCCACAACCTCCGGATCCTGGCGTGTGGGGGAGATGGCACA GTGGGCTGGATACTCTCAATTCTGGACCAGTTATGCCTCAACCCACCTCCTCCTGTAGCTATCCTTCCTTTGGGGACAGGGAACGATTTGGCCAGGACACTGAACTGGGGTGGG GGTTACACAGATGAGCCTCTATCCAAGATCCTGTCACACGTGGAAGATGGGAACATTGTGCAGCTTGATCGCTGGAATCTCCACGTGGAGCCAAACCCTGATGCaaaccctgaggaaaaggatgaGGCAGCTGCTGACAAG CTTCCCTTGGATGTCTTTAATAACTACTTCAGCCTTGGCTTTGATGCACGAGTGACGCTGGAGTTCCATGAATCCCGAG AGGCCAACCCAGAGAAGTTCAACAGTCGGTTTCGGAATAAAATGTTCTATGCTGGG ACAGCTTTCTCCGACTTCCTCGCGGGGAGCTCCAGAGACCTGGCAAAGCACATCAAGTTGGTT TGTGATGGGATAGACCTGACTTCCAAGATCCAGGACCTGAAGCCCCAGTGCCTGGTCTTCCTGAACATCCCCAG GTACTGTGCAGGTACCATGCCCTGGGGTAACCCTGGGGAGCACCATGACTTTGAGCCACAACGCCACGATGATGGCTGCATTGAAGTTATTGGCTTCACCATGACATCCCTG GCTGCCTTGCAGGTCGGTGGCCACGGGGAGAGGCTGTGCCAATGCAGGCAGGTGGTTCTCACCACATCCAAGGCCATCCCCATGCAGGTGGATGGAGAGCCCTGCAAGCTGGCAGCTTCCTGCATCTACATCTCCCTGCGCAACCAAGCCAACATGGTGCAGAAGACCAAGCGTCGCAACTCCATGCCTCTGCTCAACGA CCAGCAGCCGGTGCCCGAGCGGCTGCGGATCCAGGTGAGCCGAATCAGCATGCGTGACTATGAGGCTCTGCACTATGACAAGGAGAAGCTCAAGGAAGCCT CCGTGCCACTGGGGATAATTGTGGTTCCAGGAGACAGTGACTTGGAGTTGTGCCGGACTCAAAttgagaggctgcaggag gaaggagatggagccaAACTGAAGACACTGTCATCCCAGAAGCTGTCGCCCAAGTGGTGTTTTCTGGACT CAACCACAGCTGATCGCTTCTACAGGATAGACCGTGCTCAG GAGCACCTCAACTATGTGACTGAGATCTCTCAGGATGAGCTCTATGTGCTGGACCCAGAGCTGGTGATCACCCAAACTGTGGGCACCTCTCCTGCCATGCCTGATCTCGTCGACTTGTCTGCCACACCCACTAAGCAGCATTTTGcattcccctcctcctctccaccctcctctcctgccccaaG tGCTGAACCTGAGCACTGCCTCCCATACAAAG ATGACCCTCTGATAGAAGCTGCTAAGAGTGGCAACTTCAGCAAG TTCCAAGAGCTGCACCGGGCTGGAAGAGACTTGATGGTGAGAGACTCTTCAGGCCAAACTGTCCTCCACCATGCTGTCAAATCAGGGAGCAAGGACATTGTCAAATACATCATCGAGAATG CCCCTTCAGAAATCCTTGATGCTACAGAGCAGGAGAA tgGTGAAACCAGCTTGCACCTGGCTGCAGCCTTACGCCAGCGCACTATCTGCCACTACATCGTGGAGGCTGGGGCTTCGCTCATGAAGACAGACCTGCAG GGAGACACCCCCAAGCACCGGGCTGAGAAAGCCAGTGACCCTGACTTAGCTGCCTACCTCGAGAACCGACAGCACTACCAGATGATCCAGAGGGAGGACCAGGAGACTGCTGTGTAG
- the DGKZ gene encoding diacylglycerol kinase zeta isoform X5 gives MWRHRSWDVPQSPPGYVDMRKAIAKSSLQHMVAQPNPALALRSDSERQICSTVDWSETAVYGEHIWFETNVSGDFCYVGEQNCMAKLLQKPLSRRKCAACKIIVHTPCIEQLEKINFRCKPSFRESGSRNVREPTVVRHHWVHRRRQEGKCRQCGKGFQQKFAFHSKEIVAISCSWCKQAYHSKVSCFMLQHIEEPCSLGAHAAVVVPPTWILRVRRPQNPLKSSKKKKRTSFKRKSSKKGAEEGKWKPFVIKPMPAPLMKPLLVFVNPKSGGNQGTKIIQSFMWYLNPRQVFDLSQGGPKEALELYRKVHNLRILACGGDGTVGWILSILDQLCLNPPPPVAILPLGTGNDLARTLNWGGGYTDEPLSKILSHVEDGNIVQLDRWNLHVEPNPDANPEEKDEAAADKLPLDVFNNYFSLGFDARVTLEFHESREANPEKFNSRFRNKMFYAGTAFSDFLAGSSRDLAKHIKLVCDGIDLTSKIQDLKPQCLVFLNIPRYCAGTMPWGNPGEHHDFEPQRHDDGCIEVIGFTMTSLAALQVGGHGERLCQCRQVVLTTSKAIPMQVDGEPCKLAASCIYISLRNQANMVQKTKRRNSMPLLNDQQPVPERLRIQVSRISMRDYEALHYDKEKLKEASVPLGIIVVPGDSDLELCRTQIERLQEEGDGAKLKTLSSQKLSPKWCFLDSTTADRFYRIDRAQEHLNYVTEISQDELYVLDPELVITQTVGTSPAMPDLVDLSATPTKQHFAFPSSSPPSSPAPSAEPEHCLPYKDDPLIEAAKSGNFSKFQELHRAGRDLMVRDSSGQTVLHHAVKSGSKDIVKYIIENAPSEILDATEQENGETSLHLAAALRQRTICHYIVEAGASLMKTDLQGDTPKHRAEKASDPDLAAYLENRQHYQMIQREDQETAV, from the exons GAAAGCTATTGCGAAGTCCAGTCTCCAGCATATGGTAGCCCAGCCAAACCCTGCACTAGCCCTGAGGAGCGACTCAGAGAGGCAGATATGCAGCACTGTGGACTGGAGT GAGACCGCAGTCTATGGGGAACATATCTGGTTTGAGACCAATGTCTCTGGGGACTTCTGCTATGTTGGAGAACAGAACTGTATGGCAAAGCTGCTG CAAAAACCTCTCTCCAGGCGTAAGTGTGCAGCCTGCAAGATCATAGTGCACACACCCTGCATCGAACAGCTGGAGAAA ATAAATTTCCGCTGCAAACCTTCCTTCAGAGAGTCAGGATCCCGGAATGTACGGGAG CCCACAGTTGTCCGACATCATTGGGTACACCGGAGGCGGCAGGAAGGGAAATGCCGTCAGTGTGGCAAG GGTTTCCAGCAGAAGTTTGCCTTCCACAGTAAAGAGATCGTAGCCATCAGCTGTTCCTGGTGCAAGCAAGCG taTCACAGCAAAGTGTCGTGTTTCATGCTGCAACACATTGAAGAGCCCTGCTCTCTGGGGGCTCATGCTGCTGTTGTTGTTCCTCCCACCTGGATTCTGCGGGTCAGACGGCCCCAG AATCCACTGAAATCTAgtaagaagaagaagaggacaTCGTTCAAGAGGAAATCCAGCAAAAAGGGGGCTGAG GAAGGAAAGTGGAAACCCTTTGTCATCAAGCCTATGCCAGCTCCTCTGATGAAACCCTTGCTGGTGTTCGTGAACCCCAAGAGTGGTGGGAATCAG GGAaccaagatcatccagtccttCATGTGGTATCTCAACCCACGGCAAGTTTTTGATCTCAGCCAGGGTGGACCCAAGGAGGC GCTGGAGCTGTACCGCAAGGTCCACAACCTCCGGATCCTGGCGTGTGGGGGAGATGGCACA GTGGGCTGGATACTCTCAATTCTGGACCAGTTATGCCTCAACCCACCTCCTCCTGTAGCTATCCTTCCTTTGGGGACAGGGAACGATTTGGCCAGGACACTGAACTGGGGTGGG GGTTACACAGATGAGCCTCTATCCAAGATCCTGTCACACGTGGAAGATGGGAACATTGTGCAGCTTGATCGCTGGAATCTCCACGTGGAGCCAAACCCTGATGCaaaccctgaggaaaaggatgaGGCAGCTGCTGACAAG CTTCCCTTGGATGTCTTTAATAACTACTTCAGCCTTGGCTTTGATGCACGAGTGACGCTGGAGTTCCATGAATCCCGAG AGGCCAACCCAGAGAAGTTCAACAGTCGGTTTCGGAATAAAATGTTCTATGCTGGG ACAGCTTTCTCCGACTTCCTCGCGGGGAGCTCCAGAGACCTGGCAAAGCACATCAAGTTGGTT TGTGATGGGATAGACCTGACTTCCAAGATCCAGGACCTGAAGCCCCAGTGCCTGGTCTTCCTGAACATCCCCAG GTACTGTGCAGGTACCATGCCCTGGGGTAACCCTGGGGAGCACCATGACTTTGAGCCACAACGCCACGATGATGGCTGCATTGAAGTTATTGGCTTCACCATGACATCCCTG GCTGCCTTGCAGGTCGGTGGCCACGGGGAGAGGCTGTGCCAATGCAGGCAGGTGGTTCTCACCACATCCAAGGCCATCCCCATGCAGGTGGATGGAGAGCCCTGCAAGCTGGCAGCTTCCTGCATCTACATCTCCCTGCGCAACCAAGCCAACATGGTGCAGAAGACCAAGCGTCGCAACTCCATGCCTCTGCTCAACGA CCAGCAGCCGGTGCCCGAGCGGCTGCGGATCCAGGTGAGCCGAATCAGCATGCGTGACTATGAGGCTCTGCACTATGACAAGGAGAAGCTCAAGGAAGCCT CCGTGCCACTGGGGATAATTGTGGTTCCAGGAGACAGTGACTTGGAGTTGTGCCGGACTCAAAttgagaggctgcaggag gaaggagatggagccaAACTGAAGACACTGTCATCCCAGAAGCTGTCGCCCAAGTGGTGTTTTCTGGACT CAACCACAGCTGATCGCTTCTACAGGATAGACCGTGCTCAG GAGCACCTCAACTATGTGACTGAGATCTCTCAGGATGAGCTCTATGTGCTGGACCCAGAGCTGGTGATCACCCAAACTGTGGGCACCTCTCCTGCCATGCCTGATCTCGTCGACTTGTCTGCCACACCCACTAAGCAGCATTTTGcattcccctcctcctctccaccctcctctcctgccccaaG tGCTGAACCTGAGCACTGCCTCCCATACAAAG ATGACCCTCTGATAGAAGCTGCTAAGAGTGGCAACTTCAGCAAG TTCCAAGAGCTGCACCGGGCTGGAAGAGACTTGATGGTGAGAGACTCTTCAGGCCAAACTGTCCTCCACCATGCTGTCAAATCAGGGAGCAAGGACATTGTCAAATACATCATCGAGAATG CCCCTTCAGAAATCCTTGATGCTACAGAGCAGGAGAA tgGTGAAACCAGCTTGCACCTGGCTGCAGCCTTACGCCAGCGCACTATCTGCCACTACATCGTGGAGGCTGGGGCTTCGCTCATGAAGACAGACCTGCAG GGAGACACCCCCAAGCACCGGGCTGAGAAAGCCAGTGACCCTGACTTAGCTGCCTACCTCGAGAACCGACAGCACTACCAGATGATCCAGAGGGAGGACCAGGAGACTGCTGTGTAG